Below is a genomic region from Spirochaetota bacterium.
AAACCTTTGCATTCATTAATGGGAGTGGCCGTGGAGTTGAAGATATTTTTAAAGAAATACTAAATGATTTTACAAAACATTTTGTAACAGGATAAATAGACTTTGTATGAGGGTATTACGCCAATTAATTATTCAAGGGATAAATATTATTTTTCTTTCCTCTTTGCTGTGTATGGGGTGGACGCTTTATACAGCCCATATTGAGGGCAATCTTCTTGTTATCTTTATAGTGTTTTCTACTGTGATGGTATTCCCGCTGTATACCCATTACATTGAACGGTTGTATAAAAAGATCATTCCTCTTAAATATGAAGACCTATATATTCAGACAGTGGATAGTTTTTTGTCGCTGGAATCGTTTGATGACATTATTAAGGAAATATTTGATAAAGTGTTACAGTATATAGGTGTTAGATCAGGTCTTTTAATATTTTATTCACACAATACAGATGATTATACCATCTATTATCAGAAACAGCACAAACAGAAAATCATTCGCAAAGCCCATATTGATAAAAATAATATTATATTCAGAGTTATTCAATCCAGCGATGATATTCTGATAAAAAGCAAGATGGATCCTTCGTTGCATTTTCAAAGAACTATCATGTTTGAGATGGAAAAGCTAAATGGTGAAATTATAATTCCTATTTACTATCATAATATTTTTTTAGGACTTATGGTCATTGGCGAAATGAAAAGAAGAATAGCAAAACGGGATATTTTGATGCTAAAGGCCCTGGCGTCAAAGATTGCTACAGTTGCGGTGAATAGCTTTTTTGTGCATGAATTAATTAGAAGCAAGGAAATTGAAAAGGAGTACGAAATGGGGTATAAAGTGCTAAAACAGTTTATGCCTCCTGATACTGGTGTTATCCAGAATGTCCGATATACAATAGTAAAAAATAATTCCAGCGCAACTACATATTATTTTAATATTTATAGCCCTGATACATGGACTACATATATTGCAGTATGCCCATTGCAGTCAAAAATTTCATTATTATCGTTACAGATACCTGCAATCAGTGTATTATTACAGAGTTATTCACGGCTTGGTTTTGGACCAGACAATATTATAAAAAAAATAAATGAAGTATTAACTAAAAAAGAATTAATTGAAAATGATTTACCTTTGATAATAGTAAAGAAGAAAAAGAAACAATATTGTGTTAGTAGATCCCGGGACTGTGATATAAAGATATATTTTCAGAAAAAGAAAAGAATTTTTCATCTTGTTCTTAGTAATAAAGTGAATCAAATTAAAAATATTAATAAACTTATAATAACTGCAAAAGATTTGCCACAGATAGTAAAAGAAAGTTTGAACATTGAACACCTCGCATTGCCTGATGATTTTACTAAACATGAAGATAATTTTATTTTGATACTTCAAGAAATTGTATGAAAAAACAAATACTTATCTATAGTTTCAGTGTTATATACATTCTATTATTTATTATAACGGTTTTTGATGGTTATACAAATGCAACCTATTACCCTTTTGACAGGTTATTGGTTGGCAGCACATTTTATTATCGTTTGAAAGATAATCCGCAGGCGGCATTCAATTCAAAGTTGCTTAAATGCAACAAGCTGTCAGTAAAAGAAAATTTAAATTCAATAGCAGAGTGGGAATGTATTGTTGAAATCAATAATAAAAAAGTTACGCAGCGTTTTGCCAGTAATAATATTATTTCACGATGGCTGGTTTTGCTGCTCACATTTTCTTCAATACTTTTAGTTGTGTGGGCCATTGGTGTATATTATGCTCGCAAAGACATATTTGCTGATGTATTCATGTTGCTGGCAGCTGCAGTTGCTTTAAATTGTGTGGAATATATTGATCTGTTTTTTGTTCATAGATTGCATGCTATTTTCCCTCTTATCAGTTCAACAGTCCCTTTTTCACTGTTTACTATTGTGTATATGATGAATGACAGTATAGCAATGCAAAAAAAATTCTGGTACTGGGCAATAGGGATAATTGGTGTTACATTAAGCGCTCTATCGTTTTTCAATACACTACCCTTTGAAGTGATATTTAAGCTTTATGCTGTAATTATGATTGTGTTATTTATTGTGGCCATATTTTTTTTGCTTTTTAAAAATGACAACAGAGCAAAGTTTTTAATAAAAAGAAATATTGTAATAGCAGGGGGAATTATAGTAGGCGGAGTATTGCCATTTGCGGTTTTGCTCATTGGCACAATAATTGATATTAAAGCATATATTTTGTTGTCACTTTTTTGTACTGTAGCAATACCAGTGAGTGTAGGCAATGGACTTTTAGCAAACTATAGCTTAGGTTCGGTGGCAAATCTTCAAAAAAACAGTATATCTATGGTTGTGGACAGTATCATTGCTGTGGTCATATCTACTGGATTGTTTTACATTTATAATTTTTATTCCATATTGCTATCGCCCCCTATTATTATTGCCCTTTTTGTTGCAATTATGCTAGTCATCCTCCATATACGAATGCTTATTATACGCACACTTGATGATATAATATTTTTGAAAAATGATGAATATGCACTGTCTCTGCAGCGCATAGCCGAAATTATAGCCTGGCCAAAGGATCTAAAAGAAAAACTTGATGCAATTGAAAATGAACTAAAAACATTAATTAAAGTTAAAAGGATAAGTTATGCTATCATTGATGACTATCATTATAATGATGACAGGATAACTGTTATAAGTGATATTTCTGAACTTGCCACTTTCTT
It encodes:
- a CDS encoding SpoIIE family protein phosphatase, with product MKKQILIYSFSVIYILLFIITVFDGYTNATYYPFDRLLVGSTFYYRLKDNPQAAFNSKLLKCNKLSVKENLNSIAEWECIVEINNKKVTQRFASNNIISRWLVLLLTFSSILLVVWAIGVYYARKDIFADVFMLLAAAVALNCVEYIDLFFVHRLHAIFPLISSTVPFSLFTIVYMMNDSIAMQKKFWYWAIGIIGVTLSALSFFNTLPFEVIFKLYAVIMIVLFIVAIFFLLFKNDNRAKFLIKRNIVIAGGIIVGGVLPFAVLLIGTIIDIKAYILLSLFCTVAIPVSVGNGLLANYSLGSVANLQKNSISMVVDSIIAVVISTGLFYIYNFYSILLSPPIIIALFVAIMLVILHIRMLIIRTLDDIIFLKNDEYALSLQRIAEIIAWPKDLKEKLDAIENELKTLIKVKRISYAIIDDYHYNDDRITVISDISELATFFNKRREPITSASFFSSRDYERAVERYISEHGIEACIPVYIDGSLKGILFVHNKGDYFTSMELNFLSMLALQVHQLIINSKALAEYINSRNYEKELDLASYIQVRLFPKQPPKDCGIQFSIYSRPYLKVTGDYYDIIPVDKNRVAVVIADISGHGLSAAMILSATSAIINGMLKEKKSIDKVVAELNHFLTIRYSGFELITLFIGLYNKQTRSMEYINAGHLAPLVILNDNKLCHLEGRSKILGVDPITRYYSSRYSFSPGDQMFLYTDGLTDLYNSNSDITFGEDSLKILLSQSFGKSIEEKIHAITEGIMVFGQEYIKDDITIIGMHFD